GTATGTGGCGTTCAGCGCGGGGTTATCGTATTCCTCAACAAGCTTTGCCTCCATGCCGTCGACCTCGTATATCCTTACCTTTTCTCCCTCTCCTGGTCCATCTACGTAGCCGTTAGTTACCGGTACTGCCACTTTCATCTTGACACCACCTGCTCAAGTCTACTTGCCAAGGCTTTTAACCTTTCCCTTATTTTCTCGAACCTCTCAGGCTCGCTCTTCTTCAGGTCCTCCAAGTACTCCACGACGAACTCTAGCTCTTGCTCTACGTTCTCGCTACCCGCAGGTACCCAGCTAAGCCTCCCCATTACAGAGTCTATCCACGCCCTTCCCTCGTCGGTGAGCTCGTACTTCCCGTCCTCCCTTTTCCTTATTAGTCCCTCTTCTACCATCCTTGCCAGCATTGGGTAGAGGGAGCCAGGGGAGGGAACCCAGCCCATCCCCAGCCTCTCTACACTCCTCATTATTTCCACGCCGTTCTTTGGCCCTTCCTTTAGTGAGGTCAGTATGAGGAACCTCAGTCCCCTCCTGTGCCTATGATGCATCCCGTGGTGGCCGTGTGCCCAGTGCATTTCCCATCCCATCATATCTAAATTTAGATATCGATTTCCCGATATATAAACTTACCCATAAAGGCACTTGTGACCGAGTGGTAAAAGGGGTCCTTCGTAGGCAAGGGAGGTGATCAGAGTCACTAGAGAGGGCGGAGCAAGTTATGGCACTGAAGGAAACGTGAGAACCTTAGCGTGCTTAGAAATTGAGAAACGCGATGGGTTCACGTGCGCCCTTTCTTGAGTTCCATTTTTCTAGTCTCTAACCTCCGTAACCTTACAATAGCCTCCCTTCTAAGATTTAACATTGTTAAAGATAATTTTATAATTCGTTACCTAAAAACTTCATCCTATGAACACCAAGCTCATCCTTCTAGTACTGGCGCTTGGGAATTTAATGGCGGCAATAGACACGACCATAGTCCTCCTTGCCCTTGCCACGATAACCCTAGACCTGCACACAGACCTCTACTCCTCGATCTGGGTACTTCTATCGTACCTTTTGGTGCTTGCAGTTATGTCTACCCAGTCGGGGAGAATAGGGGACATCTTCGGTAGGTCCAGAATTTACAACTTGGGCTTCGTCATATTCACGGTGGGCTCAGCCCTTGCGGGAGCTTCCCCAAACGTAGACCTGCTCATAGCCTTTAGGGTCTTGCAAGCTATTGGCGGGGCTCTAATATCCTCCAATAGTTACGCCATAATAGCCGACGTCTTCCCTCCCACCATGAGGGGAAGGGCTTACGGCGTGACTGCCCTGGGCTGGAACGCCGGTGCCCTTTTAGGCATAGTGTTGGGGGGCTTCCTAACCACATTCCTTGGGTGGAGGTATATCTTTTACATAAACGTGCCAATAGGCGTGGTAGCGGTGGCACTGGGTCTAAAACAGCTCAAGGACGTGAACAAGGTCAAGTCATCCTTGGACATTACGGGGAGCTTGTTCTTGGCAGCGTTGCTAACCTTAATATCCCTAGGCGCAATGTACATAGCCGCAAACGGAGTTTACATTGAGGACATTGTGGAGATACTCTTGGGTTTAGCCCTTGTCCCGGCGTTCATATTAAACGAGATGAAGGTGGCAAACCCAATCATAAACTTAAAGGCGTTCAAGGTAAAGATGCTCTCCTACTCCCTCTTCTCTTCCTTTCTGCAGGGTATAGGGGGCCTCTCCTTAACCTTCCTTCTGATAATGTACTTGCAGGGCGTGAGAGGCCTCTCCCCCTTGAACTCCTCACTCTTGTTAACGCCAAGCTACTTAATAGCGAGCTTTCTGGCCCCATTCATGGGAAGGGTTGCTGACAGGGGAAAGCCAGGGACAGTGGCTGGAGTTGGGCTACTCTTTATCTTTGCCTCCCTGATGGCCTACTACTTCCTATTGACCCCTTCTTCCTCCTATTACCTAATTCTAGGGATCTCTGCAATAACCGGTGTCGGCTCCTCTATGTTCTGGCCAGCTAACGCTACTGCAATAATGTACACTGCACCGAGGGAGTACTACGGCTCTGTGTCAGGGATATCGAGGACCTTAGGTAGCGTGGGCACAATCTTGAGCTACGTGCTTAGCATAACCGTGGCCACCTTGGTAATACCGAGGGACGTGGCCTTTGAGATATTCCTGGGAACTGGTTCCCTTAACGGCGACGTATCCAACGTCTTCGTGAACGGGCTCCACTTTGCCTTCCTCGTTTCAGCTCTGATTATAGCCATGTCTGCAGTGTTCTCTGTGCTAGGAGGTAACGTAAAGGCCCCCGGGAAAGTGAAGGGATAGGATTCTTTGAGTTTTGGAAAGTTCTAGAGTTTCTGCTCTACTTTCCCCTAGTTTACGGTTACCAGCTTTTTGTTGTTTATGAAGTCAAGCTTTTAATCTAGATAACAGTGTTATCTATTATGCAACCTGCCAGGAATCTGAGAATTTTGTCAGTAACTTCTCTCGCCCACTTCATAAACGACGGCACGTTCCTTATCTACCCACTGCTAATAGTGTATTACTCCACGGAGCTCCACGTAAGCGTGGTCTTCCTGGGAGCCTTGTCCATAATATACGCGCTGCTTTCTGGCATACTTTCTCCCGTCATAGGAAACTTCGCAGATAAACACGACTTAGACGCGCCGTTAATGGGGCTGGGCATATTCCTCGAGGCAGTGGCGGTCATCTTGTTTGGGGCTTCGTTTGCCCTTCCCCCAGGGGTGTACTACTTGTCAGCGCTAGGAGCTGTAATCCTTGGAGTTGGGCAAGCCTTCTACCACCCCATCGGCGGGGCAGTGCTCTCTAGGACCTTTGGTAAGAGCTCTGGGAGGGCGTTGGGCATAAACGGCTCCATGGGTAGCGTAGGGAGAGCAATTATGCCTTCTGTTGTGACCTTCTTCATATTGTCCTTCGGTGAGAGCACGGGGCTGTTCCTAGTAGGGGCAATAATGGTGATTGCCACAGCCGTCATATACTTTGGCCTGAGGTTCTACAGGAGGGGTAGCGCGGAGGAGATAAGGAAGACGAAGGAGAGGCTTGAGTCCAAGTTCGTTAAGTTCTTGATCATATTGGGGGCAATCGTGTTCATAAGGTCCATGTTCATAACAGGGGTCACCACTTTCACCGGGGAGTACATATATCAAGTTTACCTTTCCAAGGAGCTAGCTGGGGTCTTCCTAACTGTGGGTTTCATGGGTTCTGTGCTCGGTCAACCGTTATTCGGCTGGATGACGGAGAAGGTAGGGGGTAGGGTCACCTTCGTGGTAACCAGCGTACTGAGCATAGCGTTCTTCCTGCTCTTCATGGTCTCCAGCAGAGGCCTAATCTTGGCGTCGCTCTGGTACACGCTCTTCACGCTCTCCGCCTTTAGCGCTTTCCCGGTCCTGCTGAGCTACGTGAGCCAAGTGTTCCCGAGGAGCTTCTATACTCTTGCCAACTCCTACATCTGGGGAATAGGCAACACGGTAGGAGGGGCAATGGGAAACGCCTTGATAACGCTGTTGCTGGGCCTCAATTACTCAATCTTCGAGTCGTTTTACGTCATGGTAGGGCTGGCTGTTCTGTCCACGCTCTTGACACCGTTAATACCCAAGAGGGTATGAGACTAACTTGGTGTGACGTTTTCCTGGA
Above is a window of Candidatus Aramenus sp. CH1 DNA encoding:
- a CDS encoding PadR family transcriptional regulator; this translates as MMGWEMHWAHGHHGMHHRHRRGLRFLILTSLKEGPKNGVEIMRSVERLGMGWVPSPGSLYPMLARMVEEGLIRKREDGKYELTDEGRAWIDSVMGRLSWVPAGSENVEQELEFVVEYLEDLKKSEPERFEKIRERLKALASRLEQVVSR
- a CDS encoding MFS transporter — translated: MNTKLILLVLALGNLMAAIDTTIVLLALATITLDLHTDLYSSIWVLLSYLLVLAVMSTQSGRIGDIFGRSRIYNLGFVIFTVGSALAGASPNVDLLIAFRVLQAIGGALISSNSYAIIADVFPPTMRGRAYGVTALGWNAGALLGIVLGGFLTTFLGWRYIFYINVPIGVVAVALGLKQLKDVNKVKSSLDITGSLFLAALLTLISLGAMYIAANGVYIEDIVEILLGLALVPAFILNEMKVANPIINLKAFKVKMLSYSLFSSFLQGIGGLSLTFLLIMYLQGVRGLSPLNSSLLLTPSYLIASFLAPFMGRVADRGKPGTVAGVGLLFIFASLMAYYFLLTPSSSYYLILGISAITGVGSSMFWPANATAIMYTAPREYYGSVSGISRTLGSVGTILSYVLSITVATLVIPRDVAFEIFLGTGSLNGDVSNVFVNGLHFAFLVSALIIAMSAVFSVLGGNVKAPGKVKG
- a CDS encoding MFS transporter; the encoded protein is MQPARNLRILSVTSLAHFINDGTFLIYPLLIVYYSTELHVSVVFLGALSIIYALLSGILSPVIGNFADKHDLDAPLMGLGIFLEAVAVILFGASFALPPGVYYLSALGAVILGVGQAFYHPIGGAVLSRTFGKSSGRALGINGSMGSVGRAIMPSVVTFFILSFGESTGLFLVGAIMVIATAVIYFGLRFYRRGSAEEIRKTKERLESKFVKFLIILGAIVFIRSMFITGVTTFTGEYIYQVYLSKELAGVFLTVGFMGSVLGQPLFGWMTEKVGGRVTFVVTSVLSIAFFLLFMVSSRGLILASLWYTLFTLSAFSAFPVLLSYVSQVFPRSFYTLANSYIWGIGNTVGGAMGNALITLLLGLNYSIFESFYVMVGLAVLSTLLTPLIPKRV